In Tursiops truncatus isolate mTurTru1 chromosome X, mTurTru1.mat.Y, whole genome shotgun sequence, the following proteins share a genomic window:
- the RGN gene encoding regucalcin yields the protein MTMSSAKIECVLRENWRCGESPVWEEASNSLLFVDIPAKKVCRWDSLSKEVQQVTVDAPVSSVALRHSGGYVATVGTKFCALNWEDQSAVVLATVDKDKKNNRFNDGKVDPAGRYFAGTMAEETAPAVLERHQGSLYSLFPDHHVEKYFDQVDISNGLDWSLDHKIFYYIDSLSYSVDAFDYDLQTGKISNRRSVYKLEKEEQIPDGMCIDVEGKLWVACYNGGRVIRLDPETGKRLRTVKLPVVKTTSCCFGGKDYSEMYVTSARDGMDPEGLLQQPEAGGIFKITGLGVKGIPPYPYAG from the exons ATGACAATGTCTTCCGCTAAGATTGAGTGTGTTTTGCGGGAGAACTGGCGCTGCGGTGAGTCTCCAGTCTGGGAGGAGGCATCCAACTCTCTGCTCTTCGTAGATATTCCTGCAAAAAAGGTTTGCCGGTGGGATTCGCTCAGCAAGGAAGTGCAGCAAGTGACCGTGG ATGCCCCAGTCAGCTCTGTGGCCCTTCGCCACTCAGGAGGCTATGTCGCCACAGTTGGAACAAAGTTCTGTGCTTTGAACTGGGAAGATCAATCAGCAGTTGTCTTGGCCACAGTAgataaagacaagaaaaacaatcGATTCAATGACGGGAAGGTGGATCCCGCTGGGAGATACTTTGCCG GTACCATGGCTGAGGAAACAGCTCCAGCAGTTCTGGAGCGGCACCAAGGGTCCCTGTACTCCCTCTTTCCTGACCACCATGTGGAAAAGTACTTTGACCAGGTGGACATCTCCAATGGTTTGGATTGGTCTCTGGACCACAAAATCTTCTATTACATCGATAGCCTGTCCTACTCGGTGGATGCTTTTGACTATGACCTGCAAACAGGGAAGATCT CCAACCGCAGAAGTGTTTACaagctggagaaagaagaacaaatcccTGATGGAATGTGTATTGATGTTGAGGGGAAGCTCTGGGTGGCCTGTTACAATGGAGGAAGAGTGATCCGTTTGGATCCTGAGACAG GGAAAAGACTCCGAACTGTGAAGTTGCCTGTTGTTAAAACAACCTCATGCTGCTTCGGAGGGAAGGATTACTCTGAAATGTATGTGACCAGTGCCCGGGATGGGATGGACCCCGAGGGTCTACTGCAGCAACCTGAAGCTGGTGGAATTTTCAAG ataACTGGCCTGGGGGTCAAAGGAATTCCTCCCTATCCCTATGCAGGATGA